The Pirellulales bacterium genome includes a region encoding these proteins:
- a CDS encoding DUF5703 domain-containing protein: MKFQRVLPSWLIVCTVAMAGPARADDGLPATGGSPDRYNVVWDSPSKDSRGSMPIGNGDIALNAWAESDGDLLFYIAKSDAVSENSQLLKLGRVRVKFSPNPFAKGLPFKQELRLGHGEIAIDAGNASPIDIRLWVDANRPVVELDASGPQPFEMQASLELWRNEQKPITLDATSKEIKDRFEFHDGHVPVVFDPDTVLPPHGNQVVWYHRDVHSIYPDVLKNQHLSPLLAKCPDPLEHRTFGACMKGDGLIAAGDRSIRSAAPAKHQRLSISVLTAQTDTPQEWVAQLQKLTAATDAVDSDSARKAHDRWWEAFWNRSWINVAGSKAAEAVAQSYAIQRFMIACCGRGNLPIKFNGALFTVDETHAGRKVNADFRAWGSNYWFQNTRHLYWPAVMSGDWDILAPWYKMYVDALPMATGKTWLYFHHAGACFQETMFFWGTANNGDFGWDNPGTEVRNGYVRWYWSGGLELTAMMLDEYDTTQDRGFAAKTLLPLADAITTFYDQHWPRDAHGKIHFEPAQSLETWHEAVDPLPEIAGLRFLLPRLIGLPEDLTTADERAMWRKTLADLPPIPIGRAADLKFDKPVLLPAVKYAGRSNRENTEEYAIFPYRLYGVGFSGLDLAIDTFHTRRFHGDVCWAWDAITAACLGLADDAQNLVTRKFVDYGGQRFKWFWSGGNDWIPDMDDGGSGSTALQRMLMQCNGRRILLIPAWPADWNAEFKLHAPYQTVVEAKVRNGHVVDLQVTPAERKADVVIAGSK, encoded by the coding sequence ATGAAATTTCAACGTGTTTTGCCAAGTTGGTTGATTGTGTGCACCGTGGCAATGGCGGGCCCGGCGAGGGCTGACGACGGCTTACCCGCAACAGGCGGCAGCCCGGACCGCTACAATGTCGTCTGGGATTCGCCGAGCAAAGACAGTCGGGGCTCGATGCCGATCGGCAACGGCGACATCGCGCTCAACGCTTGGGCCGAGAGCGACGGCGATTTGCTGTTCTATATCGCCAAGTCCGACGCCGTCAGCGAGAACAGCCAACTGCTCAAGCTGGGGCGCGTGCGCGTCAAGTTCAGCCCCAATCCGTTCGCCAAGGGCTTGCCGTTCAAACAGGAATTGCGGCTCGGCCATGGCGAAATCGCCATCGACGCCGGAAACGCTTCGCCGATCGACATCCGGCTGTGGGTCGACGCGAATCGGCCCGTAGTCGAACTCGACGCCAGCGGGCCGCAACCGTTCGAGATGCAGGCCAGCCTGGAATTATGGCGCAACGAACAAAAGCCGATCACGCTTGATGCCACGAGCAAGGAAATCAAGGATCGCTTCGAATTTCACGATGGCCACGTGCCGGTCGTGTTCGATCCGGACACAGTCTTGCCGCCGCACGGCAATCAGGTCGTCTGGTATCACCGCGATGTGCATTCGATCTATCCGGATGTGCTGAAGAATCAGCATCTCTCGCCGCTCTTGGCAAAATGCCCCGATCCGCTCGAGCATCGGACCTTCGGCGCCTGCATGAAAGGCGACGGGCTAATCGCGGCCGGCGACCGCTCGATCCGCTCCGCCGCGCCGGCCAAACACCAGCGCCTGTCGATTTCCGTGCTCACCGCCCAAACCGACACGCCGCAAGAATGGGTCGCGCAATTGCAAAAACTCACCGCCGCGACCGACGCCGTCGATTCCGATTCGGCGCGCAAAGCCCACGATCGCTGGTGGGAGGCATTCTGGAATCGAAGCTGGATCAACGTGGCGGGCTCGAAGGCCGCCGAAGCCGTGGCCCAAAGCTACGCCATCCAGCGATTCATGATCGCTTGCTGCGGCCGCGGCAATCTACCGATCAAGTTCAACGGGGCCTTGTTCACCGTCGACGAAACGCATGCCGGAAGAAAAGTAAACGCCGACTTTCGCGCCTGGGGAAGCAACTACTGGTTCCAAAACACGCGGCATCTCTACTGGCCCGCCGTGATGAGCGGCGATTGGGACATTTTGGCCCCTTGGTACAAGATGTATGTCGATGCGCTGCCCATGGCCACCGGCAAAACGTGGCTCTACTTTCATCATGCCGGCGCGTGCTTTCAGGAAACGATGTTTTTCTGGGGAACCGCCAACAATGGCGACTTCGGCTGGGACAACCCGGGCACGGAAGTGCGCAACGGCTATGTCCGCTGGTATTGGTCCGGCGGACTGGAGCTAACGGCCATGATGCTCGACGAATACGACACGACGCAAGATCGCGGTTTCGCCGCCAAAACGCTTTTGCCTCTGGCCGACGCCATCACCACCTTTTACGACCAGCACTGGCCGCGCGACGCGCACGGCAAGATCCACTTTGAGCCCGCCCAATCGCTGGAAACATGGCACGAAGCGGTCGATCCGCTGCCCGAAATCGCGGGCTTGCGATTCCTTTTGCCCCGGCTCATTGGGCTGCCGGAGGATCTGACCACGGCCGACGAGCGGGCGATGTGGCGGAAAACACTCGCCGATCTTCCGCCCATTCCCATCGGCCGGGCAGCCGATCTCAAGTTCGATAAGCCCGTTCTTCTTCCCGCGGTGAAATACGCGGGCAGGAGCAATCGAGAGAACACCGAGGAATATGCGATCTTTCCGTACCGGCTGTACGGCGTCGGATTCTCGGGCTTGGATCTGGCGATCGACACGTTCCATACCCGCCGGTTCCACGGCGATGTCTGCTGGGCGTGGGATGCGATCACCGCGGCGTGTCTCGGGCTGGCCGACGATGCGCAAAATCTCGTTACCCGAAAGTTCGTCGACTACGGCGGCCAGCGGTTCAAATGGTTTTGGAGCGGCGGCAACGATTGGATTCCCGACATGGACGACGGTGGCTCCGGCAGCACCGCCTTGCAGCGGATGTTGATGCAA